A genomic window from Cytophagales bacterium includes:
- a CDS encoding T9SS type A sorting domain-containing protein — translation MKKSLLSIPIAGLITLAHAQIILDSTDIAGVNTIIVQATDTIPPVGLSTGPAGAAQTWDLSALETDIFSVLNFEDPASLPNFSDFPNSNLSLRQSTSTVSVFLKKSVDGLFVQGFAGDIFNSGDTISVPFNPVQTVLKFPYTYQDSFWDISRFVLTFDVDIITAGYDSIRINHTSIKKDTADGYGTVITPLDTFSCLRLYDVTMDYDTIYGLNPIFGWLLIPPTPGVLDENPILDTTRTYSWLAKGVGYSLVDIDVDGAGNIIETSYLRVRPGAMVAYIPSYSMSCCCDTCLCICGVSATVGVEVAGGVPPYTYLWDDSLAQDSSTATGLCAGGTYTVRVIDSANIDTAYATVVIIEPPLLITDSIYATPDTAGGNNGTATISVSGGMLPYTYQWSSGDTTANISGLAAGTYFVTITDANGCTLADSVTVGSVTSINEPLTLSSHIKLYPNPTTGILYIEMPKIGNATIFVLNLLGEIVAQMDNVNDFASLNLGELVEGTYFIKIQTSKQLFTSKLSLIR, via the coding sequence ATGAAAAAATCACTATTATCAATACCAATAGCCGGCTTAATAACGTTAGCCCACGCCCAGATCATTTTGGATTCAACCGATATTGCGGGTGTGAATACGATTATTGTTCAGGCAACTGATACCATTCCCCCTGTAGGTCTATCCACAGGCCCTGCCGGGGCAGCACAAACCTGGGATCTTTCAGCGCTTGAGACCGATATTTTTTCTGTTTTGAACTTTGAAGACCCGGCTTCTTTACCCAATTTCTCAGATTTCCCTAATTCAAATTTAAGCCTGAGACAATCCACTTCTACTGTATCCGTTTTCCTTAAAAAATCAGTTGACGGTCTTTTTGTACAGGGATTTGCCGGGGATATTTTCAATTCAGGTGATACTATTTCCGTACCTTTTAATCCTGTGCAAACCGTTTTAAAATTTCCATACACCTACCAGGATTCCTTTTGGGATATTTCGCGTTTTGTTTTGACCTTTGATGTTGATATTATTACTGCCGGGTATGATTCAATAAGGATTAATCATACATCTATTAAAAAAGATACAGCCGATGGTTACGGCACTGTTATTACACCTTTAGATACCTTTTCGTGCTTAAGACTCTACGATGTAACAATGGATTATGATACCATATATGGGTTAAATCCAATTTTTGGATGGTTATTGATACCTCCTACTCCAGGAGTGCTTGATGAAAATCCAATCCTTGACACCACAAGGACTTATAGCTGGCTTGCCAAAGGTGTTGGATATTCATTGGTTGATATTGATGTGGATGGTGCCGGTAATATCATTGAAACGAGCTACTTACGTGTAAGACCAGGTGCAATGGTTGCTTACATTCCTTCGTATAGTATGAGTTGTTGTTGTGATACATGCTTATGTATTTGTGGTGTTAGCGCTACTGTAGGTGTAGAAGTAGCAGGAGGAGTACCTCCTTATACTTATCTATGGGATGATAGCCTTGCTCAGGACTCATCTACTGCTACCGGTCTTTGTGCAGGGGGTACCTACACAGTGAGAGTAATTGATTCGGCCAATATTGACACGGCTTATGCTACAGTCGTTATTATTGAACCGCCTCTCCTTATTACAGATTCAATATACGCTACCCCTGATACTGCTGGTGGGAACAATGGTACTGCAACCATATCTGTATCAGGAGGCATGCTTCCTTATACTTACCAATGGTCATCCGGAGATACAACTGCAAATATTTCGGGTTTAGCTGCAGGAACTTATTTTGTAACAATAACTGATGCAAATGGGTGTACTTTAGCAGATTCTGTTACGGTAGGATCAGTTACTTCCATAAATGAGCCGTTAACGCTAAGCAGCCATATAAAGCTTTACCCCAATCCAACTACCGGGATATTATATATAGAAATGCCAAAAATTGGTAATGCAACAATTTTTGTACTTAATCTATTGGGTGAAATAGTGGCTCAAATGGATAATGTTAATGACTTTGCATCACTTAACCTCGGGGAATTGGTTGAGGGAACTTACTTTATAAAGATTCAAACTTCTAAGCAACTATTTACTTCAAAACTCTCTTTGATAAGGTGA
- a CDS encoding T9SS type A sorting domain-containing protein produces the protein MKKLLFLTAMLSFFTYANAQITIDSTDYATFGDTIFMANDTIPIDTGISVGGTGFQIWDFTNLLLNEFDTIIFIHPDSTLFGSGFPSSNLATEDTIISNYQTSSATQLTNDGFAGDPFGFGVTASAVFDPPQKILDFPSTFNDSFTDTIKYTAVIPVTLPPPAPAGLDSIKDIHESYISSDISAFGTVMLPGDTFNTIRQFYTEETIDSVFIYCSNPLGCFIFPFGWTFIPGGLVAQLPENPITDTTYTYSWWAKGVDFPVVEIETDNPAGNVLAARFKIGSAVIANIISTTDASCSYNCDGQAVVTGISGVSPYNFIWDDPANQTNDTATGLCPGTYIVTVIDAVPDTAYATVFIGPDTLTITATSTFNSCNSDTVKSITVSVTGGTSPYEYSLDSVNFQTSSTLSGLAAGNYDIYVRDANGCMDTIINVTITDPPALTGTIGSTDESSAGANDGTVWVNASGGTPSYTYLWMPGSLTGDSVIGLSPNTFTVTVTDANGCIFTGTDTVFAGPTGVKELFNAGNSKLYPNPTTGILNIEMPGVKDATIFVYNLLGKIVVEIDKLSEFASINLAKLTEGTYFIKIQTTDRVINKKLSLVR, from the coding sequence ATGAAAAAGTTATTATTTTTAACCGCGATGCTTAGCTTCTTCACGTATGCTAACGCACAAATTACCATTGACTCAACTGATTATGCAACTTTTGGGGATACAATTTTTATGGCCAATGATACAATTCCAATAGATACCGGTATTTCTGTTGGAGGCACAGGATTCCAAATCTGGGATTTTACTAATTTATTACTTAATGAATTTGACACAATAATTTTTATTCATCCTGATTCAACACTCTTTGGAAGTGGTTTTCCGTCTTCTAATTTAGCTACTGAAGATACTATAATATCAAACTACCAAACATCTTCCGCAACACAGCTTACTAATGATGGATTTGCCGGTGATCCTTTTGGGTTTGGTGTTACTGCCTCTGCAGTTTTTGACCCGCCTCAAAAAATACTGGATTTCCCTTCCACTTTCAATGATTCTTTTACAGACACTATAAAATACACTGCAGTTATCCCTGTAACACTCCCACCTCCTGCTCCTGCAGGGCTTGATTCTATTAAAGATATCCATGAGAGCTATATCAGTAGTGATATAAGTGCATTTGGCACAGTAATGTTGCCTGGCGATACATTTAATACGATAAGGCAGTTTTATACAGAAGAGACAATTGATAGCGTTTTTATATATTGTAGTAATCCTCTAGGTTGTTTCATTTTTCCGTTTGGTTGGACCTTCATACCCGGAGGGCTTGTTGCCCAGCTTCCTGAAAATCCGATCACGGATACAACCTATACTTATAGCTGGTGGGCAAAGGGGGTAGATTTTCCTGTTGTTGAAATAGAAACAGACAACCCAGCCGGAAATGTTCTAGCCGCAAGGTTTAAAATTGGTAGTGCGGTAATAGCAAATATTATTTCCACAACTGATGCCAGTTGCAGCTATAATTGTGATGGTCAGGCAGTTGTAACGGGTATAAGCGGTGTTTCCCCATACAACTTTATATGGGATGATCCTGCTAACCAAACCAATGATACAGCTACGGGCCTTTGTCCGGGAACTTATATTGTGACGGTAATTGATGCAGTTCCTGATACAGCCTATGCTACGGTTTTTATTGGACCAGATACCCTCACTATTACAGCAACTTCAACTTTTAATAGCTGTAATAGTGATACCGTCAAAAGTATAACTGTTTCGGTAACAGGAGGAACATCACCTTATGAATACAGCTTGGATAGTGTAAATTTTCAAACCAGCAGCACTCTATCAGGATTAGCGGCAGGCAATTATGATATTTATGTCAGAGATGCAAATGGTTGTATGGATACTATTATTAACGTAACTATTACAGACCCGCCTGCTCTTACAGGAACCATAGGTTCAACCGATGAATCCTCTGCCGGTGCAAATGATGGAACAGTATGGGTAAATGCAAGTGGCGGTACCCCCTCTTATACTTACCTCTGGATGCCGGGCTCACTGACAGGTGATTCCGTTATCGGTCTCTCACCGAATACTTTTACGGTAACAGTAACTGACGCCAACGGATGCATTTTTACCGGTACCGATACAGTATTTGCAGGGCCAACTGGCGTGAAGGAGTTATTTAATGCTGGAAATAGCAAGCTATATCCCAATCCAACTACAGGCATTTTAAATATTGAAATGCCGGGAGTTAAGGATGCGACAATTTTTGTCTATAATCTTTTAGGAAAAATAGTTGTTGAAATTGACAAGCTCAGTGAATTTGCCTCAATAAACCTGGCAAAATTAACCGAAGGAACCTACTTTATAAAAATTCAAACAACTGACCGGGTAATTAACAAAAAGCTAAGCCTGGTTAGATAA